A window of Conexivisphaerales archaeon contains these coding sequences:
- a CDS encoding FAD/NAD(P)-binding oxidoreductase, whose amino-acid sequence MKRILVVGGGTGGTIVANNLAHRLHEKLVKGEIEITVVDSSSLHVYQPAYLLIPFGIMHRNEAIRSERDLLAETIKFRQERVNKIDVNNRLVKTDSSSLQYDFLVLATGAQPDYSQVPGLEKGGYDFYTLENAYKLREAIGKFEGGRLVVAVAGIPFKCPTAPMEFAFLADSYYSKLGVRDKIELDYLYPLPRPFTIPNVAEQVQKLMDDRKIKTDLLFNVESVNPEKKEITSIEGETIKYDLAVLTPPHTGSEVVRVSGLTDKGGWIPTDRYTLHVKGYDDVYAIGDATDLPVSKAGSAADFQAAVVSTNIWDNINGFPPSLRYDGRVMCFIITAIGEATILLFDYEHPPSPPPPNFACYWYKLVYNRMYWTVTAKGLLPGFGV is encoded by the coding sequence GTAGTAGACTCTTCCTCGCTACATGTATACCAGCCAGCATACCTGCTTATACCATTCGGCATAATGCACAGAAATGAAGCCATCAGGTCAGAAAGGGATCTGCTTGCGGAGACTATAAAATTTAGACAAGAAAGGGTAAATAAGATAGATGTAAACAATAGGCTTGTCAAAACGGACTCGAGTAGTCTGCAATACGATTTTCTTGTTTTAGCTACAGGTGCACAGCCTGATTATTCGCAAGTGCCTGGGCTGGAAAAGGGAGGGTATGATTTTTATACGCTAGAGAATGCGTACAAGTTAAGAGAAGCAATCGGTAAATTTGAAGGTGGAAGGCTTGTAGTTGCGGTTGCTGGAATACCGTTCAAATGCCCTACAGCGCCGATGGAGTTTGCTTTCTTGGCTGACTCTTATTACTCCAAGTTAGGCGTAAGAGATAAGATAGAGCTTGATTATCTTTACCCCCTCCCAAGACCGTTTACTATACCTAATGTTGCGGAACAAGTTCAAAAACTAATGGATGATAGGAAGATCAAGACGGATCTCCTTTTCAACGTCGAATCCGTAAATCCAGAAAAGAAGGAGATAACGTCTATAGAAGGAGAAACGATAAAGTATGATCTAGCAGTACTTACACCTCCCCATACGGGAAGTGAAGTTGTTCGCGTATCAGGCCTGACAGATAAGGGAGGCTGGATTCCAACAGATAGATATACACTTCATGTTAAAGGGTATGACGATGTTTATGCTATAGGTGATGCTACTGACCTGCCTGTATCTAAGGCAGGTTCTGCCGCTGATTTTCAAGCAGCTGTGGTATCAACAAATATATGGGATAACATCAACGGCTTTCCACCAAGCCTGAGGTACGATGGGCGTGTAATGTGCTTTATTATAACAGCGATTGGAGAAGCTACCATTCTTCTCTTCGACTATGAGCATCCTCCATCGCCACCACCTCCAAACTTTGCATGTTACTGGTACAAGCTGGTCTATAACAGGATGTACTGGACTGTCACGGCAAAGGGTCTGCTACCTGGATTTGGGGTGTAA
- a CDS encoding DUF1641 domain-containing protein, producing MGKDNIVDKLTAPQNVELLDKLIQALPSIEHAVSLMQELDKMGALDTLFSLVCAIANSKNMLSDEMISGAASLGSSAIELLAKLGSPEVQKILSVLMNHSVELSQSMTNAQRVKGITGLLKALRDPEVQQGLGSLLAFIKLFGRYVKEI from the coding sequence ATGGGAAAGGATAATATTGTTGATAAATTAACAGCTCCTCAAAATGTAGAGCTACTAGATAAGCTAATACAGGCACTGCCTAGTATAGAGCATGCTGTATCTCTTATGCAGGAGCTGGATAAAATGGGCGCGCTTGACACACTCTTCTCGTTAGTATGCGCTATTGCAAACAGCAAAAATATGTTATCCGATGAGATGATTTCAGGTGCAGCATCACTAGGAAGTAGCGCTATAGAGCTTCTTGCAAAACTCGGATCCCCGGAAGTACAAAAGATACTATCTGTACTTATGAATCATAGCGTAGAGCTCAGCCAGAGTATGACGAATGCACAAAGGGTAAAAGGAATAACAGGCCTTTTGAAAGCGCTCAGGGATCCAGAAGTACAGCAAGGTTTAGGTTCTCTCTTAGCATTCATCAAGCTCTTTGGGAGATACGTGAAAGAGATATAA